One bacterium genomic window carries:
- a CDS encoding aminomethyl-transferring glycine dehydrogenase subunit GcvPB, which yields MKLLFELSEPNRKGYQFPKPDVPTRQITDYIPERYLRKKEAGLPEVAEPELARHFVALSYLNHHVDKGFYPLGSCTMKYNPKINESAARMPGFSGIHPMAPESLAQGALELIYDLERLLSEISGFDAVTLQPAAGAQGELCANLITRAYFKNKGERRTKVLIPDSAHGTNPASVTLAGFESVTVSSTSEGLIDIEDLERKLSQDVALIMVTNPNTLGLFEKDICKVIEKVHNAGALAYMDGANLNALVGIIKPREMGFDLMHFNLHKTFSTPHGGGGPGSGPVGVTKELERFLPVPRVGKTSDGYRLDYDKPLSIGKLLGYYGNFLILVRAYTYIRMLGAEGMTEISKNAIVNANYLRKLFENILEIPFNRACMHEFVASGKPLRQHNLKTTDFAKRLLDYGFHAPTIYFPLIVSEAFMVEPTETESIDTLNSFAEASRRILEEARINPEMLRKAPHTTPVKRLDEVKAAKDLDVCFRPD from the coding sequence ATGAAATTGCTTTTTGAACTCTCCGAACCAAATCGCAAGGGTTATCAATTTCCTAAACCGGATGTTCCGACAAGACAGATAACCGATTACATCCCAGAACGCTATCTCAGAAAAAAGGAAGCAGGTCTTCCGGAGGTTGCAGAACCTGAATTGGCAAGACACTTTGTAGCGTTATCCTATCTCAATCATCACGTCGATAAAGGATTCTATCCGCTCGGATCGTGTACGATGAAGTACAACCCTAAGATTAACGAAAGCGCTGCAAGAATGCCCGGATTTTCAGGAATACATCCCATGGCTCCTGAATCACTCGCACAGGGCGCTCTGGAACTTATCTATGATCTTGAAAGACTACTGTCCGAAATCTCGGGATTTGATGCCGTTACACTCCAGCCTGCGGCAGGCGCGCAGGGGGAGCTGTGTGCCAATCTTATCACAAGGGCTTATTTCAAGAATAAGGGAGAGAGACGGACAAAAGTCCTGATTCCCGATTCCGCGCACGGAACCAATCCGGCGAGCGTTACGCTTGCCGGTTTTGAGTCCGTAACCGTTTCCTCGACCTCAGAAGGACTTATCGATATTGAAGACCTTGAGCGAAAACTCTCGCAGGATGTAGCGCTGATAATGGTCACGAATCCCAACACACTTGGGCTGTTTGAAAAAGATATCTGCAAGGTTATTGAAAAAGTTCACAACGCCGGAGCGCTTGCCTACATGGACGGCGCTAACCTTAATGCGCTTGTCGGAATCATCAAACCTCGTGAAATGGGCTTCGACCTCATGCATTTCAACCTGCACAAAACCTTCTCGACCCCTCACGGCGGAGGCGGTCCGGGTTCGGGTCCTGTCGGCGTTACAAAAGAACTCGAGCGGTTTCTTCCTGTTCCGCGTGTCGGGAAAACCTCAGATGGATACCGGCTCGACTACGACAAACCGCTGTCCATTGGCAAGCTTCTCGGTTATTACGGAAATTTCTTAATCCTTGTCAGGGCATATACTTACATAAGAATGCTCGGAGCGGAAGGAATGACCGAGATATCGAAGAATGCAATTGTCAATGCAAACTATCTTCGCAAGCTCTTCGAAAACATACTAGAAATTCCATTCAACAGGGCTTGTATGCACGAATTTGTGGCTTCAGGAAAACCGCTGCGCCAGCACAATCTCAAAACGACCGATTTCGCCAAAAGACTTCTTGATTACGGCTTTCATGCTCCGACTATTTATTTCCCCCTCATCGTGTCGGAAGCGTTTATGGTCGAACCGACAGAAACGGAATCCATTGATACTCTCAACAGCTTTGCCGAAGCGTCGAGACGGATTCTCGAAGAAGCCCGGATTAATCCTGAGATGCTTCGCAAAGCGCCGCATACGACGCCCGTAAAGAGACTCGACGAAGTCAAGGCGGCAAAGGACCTTGATGTTTGCTTCAGACCTGACTGA